In Oncorhynchus nerka isolate Pitt River linkage group LG21, Oner_Uvic_2.0, whole genome shotgun sequence, the following are encoded in one genomic region:
- the cnrip1a gene encoding CB1 cannabinoid receptor-interacting protein 1a, with protein MVDDVPPIIKISIALKIQPNDGPVFFKVDGTRFGQSRTIKLLTGSKYKVEVVMKPGNADAATMNIGGITLPLEQQSKDEESVVYHGHYDTEGVPHTKSGDRQPVQVSIEFGKAGQFETIWQVKYYNYYKRDQCQFGNKFVNIEYECKPNETRSLMWINKEAFN; from the exons ATGGTCGACGATGTTCCACCGATTATAAAAATTTCTATCGCTCTAAAAATTCAACCGAATGATGGACCGGTGTTTTTCAAGGTGGATGGGACCAGATTCGGCCAGAGCAGGACAATAAAATTGCTTACAGGGTCGAAGTATAAGGTTGAGGTGGTTATGAAGCCGGGCAATGCTGATGCCGC TACCATGAACATCGGAGGTATCACCCTCCCTCTGGAGCAGCAGTCCAAAGACGAGGAGTCAGTGGTGTACCATGGACATTATGACACAGAGGGAGTGCCTCACACCAAGAGTGGGGACAGGCAACCTGTCCAAGTCAGCATAGAG TTTGGAAAGGCGGGCCAATTCGAGACAATATGGCAAGTAAAGTACTATAACTACTACAAGCGAGACCAATGCCAGTTTGGGAACAAATTCGTCAATATCGAGTACGAATGCAAGCCCAATGAGACGCGCAGCCTGATGTGGATCAACAAAGAGGCGTTCAATTGA
- the LOC115103572 gene encoding F-box only protein 48-like, with translation MQYVSKRNSIAYFVCERSPTLTSAKETCPHNFAEILPTEMSLKIFSELDIDSLCSALLTCKLWHHIIEDSDHLWRNHCLTVQAFCQQEVDGDRQYGLSWKVTLVRNYRRGFLKREWLRGRYSNIHSADELLDRNMCSLDVETWGEILEAELER, from the exons ATGCAGTATGTCTCCAAAAGGAACTCCATTGCCTATTTTGTCTGTGAAAGAAGTCCCACCTTGACCTCCGCCAAAGAGACATGCCCACACAACTTTGCTGAAATATTGCCCACGGAAATGAGCTTGAAGATTTTCAGCGAACTGGACATTGACAGCTTATGTAGTGCATTGTTGACTTGCAAACTGTGGCACCACATCATTGAAGACAGTGACCACCTCTGGAGGAATCACTGCCTGACTGTGCAAGCTTTCTGTCAACAGGAGGTTGATGGGGACAGACAGTATGGACTGTCGTGGAAG GTCACCCTGGTGCGGAACTATAGGAGAGGTTTTCTGAAGAGAGAATGGTTAAGGGGACGATACAGCAACATTCATTCAGCCGATGAACTACTGGACAGGAACATGTGCTCATTGGATGTCGAGACATGGGGTGAGATTCTGGAAGCAGAGCTGGAGAGATAG
- the LOC115103908 gene encoding calcineurin subunit B type 1, whose protein sequence is MGNEASYPLEMCTHFDADEIKRLGKRFKKLDLDNSGSLSVEEFMSLPELQQNPLVQRVIDIFDTDGNGEVDFKEFIEGVSQFSVKGDKEMKLRFAFRIYDMDKDGYISNGELFQVLKMMVGNNLKDTQLQQIVDKTIINADKDGDGRISFEEFCAVVGGLDIHKKMVVDV, encoded by the exons ATG GGAAACGAAGCAAGTTATCCCTTGGAGATGTGTACACACT TTGATGCTGATGAGATTAAGAGGCTAGGAAAGAGATTTAAGAAACTCGACCTAGATAACTCTGGCTCCTTGAGCGTGGAAGAGTTTATGTCCTTACCGGAACTCCAACAGAATCCCCTTGTACAGCGAGTTATCGATATATTTGACACAGATGGCAATGGGGAAGTCGACTTCAAAG AATTCATTGAGGGCGTCTCCCAGTTCAGTGTCAAAGGTGATAAAGAGATGAAATTGCGCT TTGCCTTCAGGATCTACGACATGGACAAGGACGGCTACATATCCAATGGCGAACTCTTCCAGGTCCTCAAGATGATGGTGGGGAACAACTTAAAGGACACTCAGCTCCAGCAGATTGTTGACAAAACCATCATCAACGCAGACAAAGACGGCGACGGGAGGATATCCTTTGAGGAGTTTTGTGCG GTGGTGGGAGGATTAGACATACACAAAAAGATGGTTGTGGACGTGTGA